A portion of the Algisphaera agarilytica genome contains these proteins:
- a CDS encoding sulfotransferase family protein: MNAAPPDPAAPTNPESAAAPVADDSQRDRVLNEPVFIVGPLRSGTTLLRLLIDHHPQAYIFGEFEGCVSEAVGDNWPDIASYHEFAKTDRMMLLNGFEVDPSLDYPALMHSFIAQAYDRGGQLPVLGGTIHSRMDLLPKLWPNAKFIHTLRDPRDVARSCIGMGWASNVHGGADYWIRPEEHWDKLCSQVKPEQTLDVKYEDLVREPEAELTRVCEFLGLTYDPAMLALDVDTTYSRPDPKLAEQWRTKQSPRERQLVEYQCLDLMKARGYELSDGEPTPPGAFEKLRLNLGNRWGRVTFNSKRWGVSNWLQYAVAQRTGPKSWEAAVRKRIDEIQNSHMR; encoded by the coding sequence ATGAACGCAGCCCCGCCCGATCCGGCCGCCCCCACCAACCCCGAATCCGCCGCCGCGCCCGTCGCCGACGACAGCCAGCGTGATCGCGTCCTCAACGAGCCGGTGTTCATCGTCGGCCCGCTCCGCTCGGGCACCACCCTGCTGCGTCTGCTCATCGACCACCACCCCCAGGCCTACATCTTTGGCGAGTTCGAGGGCTGCGTCTCCGAAGCCGTCGGCGACAACTGGCCGGACATAGCGAGCTACCACGAGTTCGCCAAGACCGACCGGATGATGTTGCTCAACGGCTTCGAGGTCGACCCGTCACTCGACTACCCCGCGCTGATGCACAGCTTCATCGCCCAGGCCTACGACCGCGGCGGCCAGCTGCCCGTGCTCGGCGGCACCATCCACAGCCGGATGGACCTGCTGCCCAAGCTCTGGCCCAACGCCAAGTTCATCCACACGCTACGTGACCCGCGCGACGTCGCCCGCTCGTGCATCGGCATGGGCTGGGCCAGCAACGTCCACGGCGGGGCCGACTACTGGATCCGCCCCGAAGAACACTGGGACAAGCTCTGCTCGCAGGTGAAGCCCGAACAGACGCTGGATGTCAAATACGAAGACCTCGTCCGCGAACCCGAGGCCGAGCTGACCCGCGTCTGCGAGTTCCTCGGCCTCACCTACGACCCGGCCATGCTCGCGCTGGATGTGGACACGACCTACTCCCGCCCCGACCCCAAGCTCGCCGAGCAGTGGCGCACCAAGCAGTCGCCCCGCGAACGCCAGCTTGTCGAGTACCAATGCCTCGACCTCATGAAAGCCCGCGGCTACGAGTTGTCCGATGGCGAGCCGACGCCGCCCGGCGCCTTCGAGAAGCTCCGCCTCAATCTGGGCAACCGCTGGGGACGCGTGACGTTCAACAGCAAACGCTGGGGCGTCTCGAACTGGCTGCAATACGCCGTCGCCCAACGCACCGGCCCCAAGTCCTGGGAAGCCGCGGTCCGCAAGCGAATCGACGAGATTCAAAACAGCCACATGCGCTGA
- the ffh gene encoding signal recognition particle protein yields the protein MFNNLSDKFEGALRKLSGKGKISESNVREAMEEVREALLEADVHYEVAESFCGNVLNKAVGAEVLDAVEPGQQMIKIVNDELIELLGGERSVDPETGQIIAPEHIMYVEPGPTVLMMSGLQGSGKTTTCGKLAGYLKKKGKSVMLCAADLQRPAAVTQLQVLTEQVEAEVEGTGSVQFYGEPDKVAAYGEAVGVAVDVCRNALKAAKREKVDVLILDTAGRLHIDEDLMGELRRVNAAVMPHQIFLVIDAMTGQDAVNSAKAFNDQLELDGVILTKFDSDTRGGAALSVKSVTGKPIRFIGVGEKLDNLEEFHADRIASRILGMGDIVSLVEKAQEQVSEEEAMALQEKMAKGQLTMEDFLKQLKQLRRMGSMKSLLGMLPGVGKALKDIDLDDKQIDRTEAIINSMTKAERKDVKLLDNSRRRRISRGSGTDQKDVSQLVKGFDMISGMSKQMAGMGAMNRLSAMKNMAAAGGPPGMGGMPGLPGRKGSSKAQQKNNKFKQRKRKKR from the coding sequence ATGTTCAACAACCTGTCTGACAAATTCGAAGGCGCGCTGCGTAAGCTCAGCGGCAAAGGCAAGATCTCCGAGTCCAACGTCCGCGAGGCGATGGAAGAAGTCCGCGAGGCTCTGCTCGAGGCGGATGTCCACTATGAGGTGGCCGAGTCGTTCTGCGGCAACGTGTTGAACAAGGCCGTGGGCGCCGAAGTCCTCGACGCGGTCGAGCCCGGCCAGCAGATGATCAAGATCGTCAACGACGAGCTGATCGAACTACTCGGCGGCGAACGCTCGGTCGACCCCGAAACCGGCCAGATCATCGCCCCCGAACACATCATGTACGTCGAGCCCGGCCCGACCGTGCTCATGATGTCGGGCCTCCAGGGCTCGGGCAAAACCACCACCTGCGGCAAGCTCGCAGGCTACCTCAAGAAAAAAGGCAAGAGCGTCATGCTCTGCGCCGCCGACCTCCAACGCCCCGCCGCGGTGACCCAGCTCCAAGTGCTCACCGAACAGGTCGAGGCCGAGGTCGAAGGCACCGGCAGCGTGCAGTTCTACGGCGAGCCCGACAAGGTCGCGGCCTACGGCGAGGCCGTCGGCGTGGCGGTCGACGTCTGCCGCAACGCGCTCAAGGCCGCCAAGCGTGAAAAGGTCGATGTGCTGATCCTCGACACCGCCGGGCGTCTGCACATCGATGAAGACTTGATGGGCGAGCTCCGCCGGGTCAATGCCGCGGTCATGCCGCACCAGATCTTCCTGGTCATCGACGCCATGACCGGCCAGGACGCGGTCAACTCCGCCAAGGCCTTCAACGACCAGCTCGAGCTCGACGGCGTCATCCTCACCAAGTTCGACTCCGACACCCGCGGCGGCGCCGCCCTCTCGGTCAAGTCCGTCACCGGCAAGCCCATCCGCTTCATCGGCGTCGGCGAAAAACTCGACAACCTCGAAGAGTTCCACGCCGACCGCATCGCGTCCCGCATCCTGGGCATGGGCGACATCGTCTCGCTCGTCGAAAAAGCCCAAGAGCAGGTCAGCGAAGAAGAAGCGATGGCCCTCCAGGAAAAGATGGCCAAGGGCCAGCTCACCATGGAGGACTTCCTCAAGCAGCTCAAGCAGCTCCGCCGGATGGGCAGCATGAAGTCCCTGCTGGGCATGCTCCCGGGTGTGGGCAAGGCCCTCAAAGACATCGACCTGGATGACAAGCAGATCGACCGCACCGAAGCCATCATCAACTCGATGACCAAGGCCGAGCGCAAAGACGTCAAGCTGCTGGACAACTCCCGCCGCCGCCGCATCTCCCGCGGCTCGGGCACGGATCAGAAGGACGTCAGCCAACTGGTCAAGGGCTTCGACATGATCAGCGGCATGTCCAAGCAGATGGCCGGCATGGGCGCGATGAACCGCCTCAGCGCTATGAAGAACATGGCCGCCGCCGGTGGCCCTCCCGGCATGGGTGGCATGCCCGGACTCCCAGGCCGTAAAGGTTCGTCCAAAGCCCAGCAGAAGAACAACAAGTTCAAGCAGCGGAAACGCAAAAAGAGATAA
- the ileS gene encoding isoleucine--tRNA ligase has translation MSDTTTQPEKRSYKKTLNLPKTAFPMKANLVQNEAASQKRWDKLGLYQKLRDQAPKDKPFVFHDGPPYANGDIHLGHLLNKCLKDFVVRSKTMLGYDTPYTPGWDCHGLPIEHKVMQDLGDAAKTMEPIKIRRKCQSYAEKFVKTQSKQMQRLLTMADYDDPYLTMAPKYEAGVLGVFAGLVEKGVVYRDLKPVHWSIDNQTALAEAELEYYDREDTSVFVKFDCVGKKDQSLMIWTTTPWTLPANLAVAVHERYEYGLYQAGDRKVVLATELATKVLALGGIDSAEPLETFPGRDLLGVEYTHPFIDRVGKVFHAEYVTLEDGTGLVHTAPGHGAEDYQTGLREGLDVYCPVLPDGTYDDTVPEWLVGKSIWKANDEVVEHLRGSGHLFHDQKFMHSYPHDWRGKKPVIFRATEQWFVGVDKPVNADAEQSEASGTSMRDAALAQTASDVDFLPDWGRNRMRGMLESRPDWCISRQRSWGLPIPAFFKADGSPLLNPDSVRAVAKVFAEKGSDAWFYMEPADLLVHYDEDGLDKSTLTKGKDTFDVWFESGSSWNAVLREGWRDKQSGDAYPADLYLEGSDQHRGWFQHSLLPALAVTGQSPFKTVLTHGFMVDKNGRKYSKSQGDTIDDLMKNHGADVLRWWVSGQNTDNDIKVDESFFKLAGEEYRKVRNTLRFLLSNLDGFDPANAHAFTEADAASLDAWAMGELGKLIQTVRAAYEGFAYRKATEAIFNFCNDTLSAVYLTAVKDRLYCDAADSPRRLRSQTACFKLAEALCQMLAPVLPHTADEAWRALPGKGDDDCVHLQLLPEASDASSVMADPRWAQAMAERDVWLKAMEDFRQTNDVDNPLDLGLIVSGDWSAFASEDLADLCGVSRFSSGSDRTSVEDLSNEPRCERSWKRDGTVKERSDGGQLSDRDAAALGLS, from the coding sequence ATGTCCGACACCACCACCCAACCCGAAAAGCGTTCCTACAAAAAGACGCTGAACCTGCCCAAGACCGCCTTCCCCATGAAGGCCAACCTCGTGCAGAACGAGGCCGCCAGCCAGAAACGCTGGGACAAGCTCGGGCTCTACCAGAAGCTCCGTGACCAGGCCCCCAAGGACAAGCCCTTCGTCTTCCACGACGGCCCGCCGTACGCCAACGGCGACATCCACCTCGGGCACCTGCTCAACAAATGCCTCAAGGACTTCGTCGTCCGCAGCAAGACCATGCTCGGCTACGACACGCCCTACACCCCCGGCTGGGACTGCCACGGCCTGCCCATCGAACACAAGGTCATGCAAGACCTCGGCGACGCCGCCAAGACGATGGAACCCATTAAGATCCGTCGGAAGTGCCAGTCGTATGCGGAGAAATTCGTCAAGACCCAGAGCAAGCAGATGCAGCGTCTGTTGACGATGGCCGACTACGACGATCCGTACCTGACCATGGCCCCGAAGTACGAAGCGGGCGTGCTCGGAGTCTTTGCCGGGCTGGTCGAGAAGGGCGTCGTCTACCGCGACCTCAAGCCCGTGCACTGGTCGATCGATAACCAGACCGCGCTCGCCGAGGCGGAGCTGGAGTACTACGACCGGGAAGACACGTCGGTGTTTGTGAAGTTCGACTGCGTCGGCAAAAAAGACCAGTCGCTGATGATCTGGACCACCACGCCGTGGACCCTGCCGGCCAACCTCGCGGTCGCGGTGCACGAGCGCTACGAGTACGGCCTGTACCAAGCGGGCGACCGCAAAGTCGTCCTCGCCACCGAACTCGCCACGAAGGTCTTGGCCCTCGGCGGGATCGACTCGGCCGAGCCGCTGGAAACCTTCCCCGGCCGAGACCTCTTGGGTGTCGAATACACCCACCCGTTCATCGACCGCGTCGGCAAGGTCTTCCACGCCGAATACGTCACCCTCGAAGACGGCACCGGCCTGGTTCACACCGCGCCGGGCCACGGGGCCGAGGACTACCAGACCGGCCTCCGTGAAGGGCTGGATGTGTATTGCCCCGTGCTGCCGGACGGCACGTACGACGACACCGTGCCCGAATGGCTCGTCGGCAAGTCGATCTGGAAAGCCAACGACGAGGTGGTCGAACACCTCCGCGGCTCGGGCCACCTGTTCCACGACCAGAAGTTCATGCACAGCTACCCGCACGACTGGCGCGGCAAGAAGCCCGTCATCTTCCGCGCGACCGAGCAGTGGTTCGTCGGCGTCGATAAACCCGTCAACGCCGACGCTGAGCAAAGCGAAGCGTCTGGTACCTCGATGCGCGACGCAGCTCTGGCGCAAACCGCATCCGATGTCGACTTCCTCCCCGACTGGGGCCGCAACCGCATGCGCGGCATGCTCGAATCCCGCCCCGACTGGTGCATCAGCCGCCAGCGGTCCTGGGGATTACCGATCCCTGCGTTCTTCAAAGCCGACGGCTCGCCGCTGCTCAACCCCGACAGCGTCCGCGCCGTCGCCAAAGTCTTCGCCGAGAAGGGCAGCGATGCGTGGTTCTACATGGAGCCCGCCGACCTGCTCGTGCACTACGACGAAGACGGCCTGGACAAGTCCACGCTGACCAAAGGCAAAGACACCTTCGACGTTTGGTTTGAATCGGGATCGTCCTGGAACGCGGTGCTCCGCGAAGGCTGGCGTGACAAGCAGTCCGGCGACGCCTACCCGGCCGACCTCTACCTCGAAGGCAGCGACCAACACCGCGGCTGGTTCCAGCACTCGCTGCTTCCCGCCCTCGCGGTCACCGGCCAGTCCCCGTTCAAGACCGTGCTCACCCACGGCTTCATGGTCGATAAAAACGGCCGTAAATATTCGAAGTCGCAGGGCGACACGATCGATGACCTGATGAAAAATCACGGCGCGGATGTTCTGCGATGGTGGGTCAGCGGCCAAAACACCGACAATGACATCAAGGTTGATGAAAGCTTCTTCAAGCTCGCCGGTGAGGAATACCGCAAGGTGCGCAACACGCTGCGTTTCCTGCTGTCGAACCTCGATGGTTTCGATCCCGCCAATGCTCACGCCTTCACCGAAGCCGACGCAGCCAGCCTCGACGCCTGGGCGATGGGTGAGCTCGGCAAGTTGATCCAAACGGTGCGTGCAGCCTATGAGGGCTTCGCCTACCGCAAGGCCACCGAAGCGATCTTCAACTTCTGCAACGACACGCTCAGCGCGGTCTACCTCACCGCGGTGAAGGACCGGCTGTACTGCGACGCTGCGGACAGCCCGCGCCGCCTGCGTTCGCAGACCGCCTGCTTCAAACTTGCCGAGGCGTTGTGCCAGATGCTCGCCCCGGTCTTGCCACACACGGCTGACGAAGCCTGGCGGGCGCTGCCCGGCAAGGGCGATGACGATTGTGTGCATCTCCAGCTGCTGCCCGAGGCGTCCGACGCCAGCAGTGTCATGGCCGATCCGCGTTGGGCCCAAGCCATGGCCGAGCGTGATGTTTGGCTCAAGGCGATGGAAGACTTTCGTCAGACCAACGATGTGGACAACCCGCTCGACCTGGGCTTAATCGTTTCCGGCGATTGGTCGGCTTTCGCATCCGAAGACCTCGCCGACCTCTGCGGCGTGAGCCGGTTCTCTTCGGGCAGCGACCGTACTTCCGTCGAAGACCTGTCGAACGAGCCGCGCTGCGAACGCTCGTGGAAGCGTGACGGCACGGTCAAGGAACGCTCCGACGGCGGCCAACTCTCCGACCGCGACGCCGCGGCACTGGGCCTGAGCTAA
- a CDS encoding sigma-54-dependent transcriptional regulator, which translates to MPGKTRILIVDDDPIVADSLADVLRDEGHDTATAHDGREALALIDEVQDKFNLLITDLNLPRCDGLELLKELHDRESDIVPIVITGFGKIETAVNAVKLGAADYLTKPVVDEELRLAVSKAANRQALLAENQSLKDQLSERYGMANLIGSDYRMQKVYDLVEAVADSKTTVLISGESGTGKSMVGRAIHAMSARGADRRSANPAPRAKHKRQVERRDPQRRGYPGGPFVTFACGSIPETLLESELFGHTKGAFTGADTDKPGKILAADGGTLFIDEINSATPALQLKLLRVLQEKAFEPVGSTQTMHVDVRFIIATNQDLKQLVAEGKFREDLYYRINVVNLQMPALRERPGDIPLLAEHFLEKYTREAGKSRTFSQEVIEALQAYDWPGNVRELENAVERAVVLSKGPQIAVADLPEQVLDASGLAPMRGRGVDARGGGMIPALADGWTPTPLAEALQDPERQILLAALEANAWNRQETARQLEINRTTLYKKIKQYGLDEPG; encoded by the coding sequence GTGCCGGGTAAGACGCGTATCCTCATCGTCGACGACGACCCGATCGTTGCGGACAGCCTGGCCGATGTGCTCCGCGACGAAGGCCACGACACCGCCACCGCGCACGACGGGCGGGAAGCTTTGGCGTTGATCGACGAGGTGCAGGACAAGTTCAACCTGCTTATCACCGACCTTAACCTGCCGCGCTGCGACGGGCTGGAATTGCTCAAGGAACTGCACGACCGCGAGAGCGACATCGTGCCTATCGTGATCACCGGGTTCGGCAAGATCGAGACCGCGGTCAACGCGGTGAAGCTCGGCGCGGCCGATTACCTCACCAAGCCGGTCGTCGATGAAGAACTCCGTTTGGCGGTGAGCAAGGCGGCGAACCGGCAGGCGTTGCTCGCAGAAAACCAGTCGCTCAAGGATCAACTCTCCGAACGCTACGGCATGGCGAATCTGATCGGTAGCGACTACCGCATGCAGAAGGTGTACGACCTGGTCGAGGCCGTCGCCGATTCGAAAACCACGGTGCTGATCTCCGGCGAGTCCGGTACGGGTAAGAGCATGGTTGGCCGGGCTATCCACGCGATGAGCGCCCGTGGGGCTGATCGTCGTAGCGCCAATCCCGCGCCGCGTGCGAAACATAAACGCCAGGTCGAGCGCCGTGACCCCCAACGCCGCGGCTACCCCGGCGGGCCGTTCGTGACGTTTGCATGCGGCTCGATCCCCGAGACGCTGCTGGAGAGCGAGCTGTTCGGCCACACGAAGGGCGCGTTCACCGGGGCCGACACCGACAAGCCCGGCAAGATCCTCGCCGCGGATGGCGGGACGCTTTTCATCGACGAGATCAACTCCGCCACCCCCGCGCTGCAGCTCAAGTTGCTCCGCGTCCTCCAAGAGAAAGCGTTCGAGCCCGTCGGCAGCACGCAGACCATGCACGTCGATGTGCGGTTCATCATCGCGACCAATCAGGACCTCAAGCAGCTCGTGGCCGAGGGCAAGTTCCGTGAAGACTTGTACTACCGCATCAACGTGGTGAACCTGCAGATGCCGGCGCTGCGTGAACGCCCCGGCGACATCCCGTTGTTGGCCGAGCACTTCCTTGAGAAGTACACGCGTGAAGCGGGCAAGAGCCGGACGTTCTCGCAGGAAGTCATCGAAGCGTTGCAGGCCTACGACTGGCCGGGCAACGTGCGTGAACTGGAAAACGCGGTCGAGCGTGCCGTGGTATTGAGCAAGGGGCCGCAGATCGCGGTGGCCGACTTGCCCGAGCAGGTGCTCGACGCCTCGGGGCTCGCACCGATGCGTGGCCGGGGGGTGGACGCGCGTGGGGGCGGGATGATCCCCGCGCTCGCCGACGGCTGGACACCCACGCCGCTCGCTGAGGCGTTGCAAGACCCCGAACGCCAGATTCTGCTCGCCGCCCTCGAAGCCAACGCGTGGAACCGCCAGGAAACCGCTCGACAGCTCGAGATCAACCGCACCACGCTCTACAAAAAGATCAAGCAGTACGGCCTCGACGAGCCCGGCTAA
- the serB gene encoding phosphoserine phosphatase SerB yields MAEKPTITTTHLLRFTGEDRPGLTAELSDALAQLGATVLDINQAVIHQSLLLGMMVRLPDDLVCDEAKTKKTLKAIRKVAKHHDLKLKAKPIADANYDHWVGRQGKPRHILTLLTRSLTAEQLAAVTSVIAAQGLNIDVIHRLSGRPPRPGSEADTGQPRRACIEFWLRGELRDADAMHGHFMQLGSDLSLDIAWQKDDVYRRSRRMVVFDMDSTLIQAEVIDELAKEAGAGDQVAAITEAAMRGELDFDASLRQRAATLAGLPESTMQTVAERLVLTEGCETLLANLKAFGYKTAVLSGGFTYFGRHLQQKLGLDHVHANELEIVDGKLTGNVLGTIVNGPRKAELLGELAATEGINEQQVVAVGDGANDLPMLNRAGLGIAFHAKPIVREQAEQSVSTLGLDAVLYLLGVRDRQRTAQTD; encoded by the coding sequence ATGGCGGAGAAACCGACCATCACGACCACCCATCTCCTGCGTTTCACCGGCGAGGACCGGCCCGGTCTCACCGCCGAGCTGTCCGACGCCCTCGCCCAACTCGGCGCGACGGTGTTGGACATCAACCAGGCCGTGATCCACCAGTCGCTGCTGCTGGGCATGATGGTCCGCCTGCCCGACGATCTGGTCTGCGACGAGGCGAAGACCAAGAAAACCCTCAAGGCGATCCGCAAGGTCGCCAAGCACCACGACCTCAAGCTCAAAGCCAAGCCCATCGCCGACGCGAACTACGACCACTGGGTCGGCCGGCAGGGCAAGCCCCGGCACATCCTCACGCTGCTCACCCGAAGCCTCACCGCCGAGCAGCTCGCTGCGGTGACCTCGGTGATCGCAGCGCAAGGCCTGAACATCGACGTGATCCACCGTCTCTCGGGTCGACCGCCCCGCCCCGGCAGCGAGGCCGACACCGGCCAACCCCGTCGCGCCTGCATCGAGTTCTGGCTACGGGGCGAGCTGCGCGATGCCGATGCGATGCACGGCCATTTCATGCAGCTCGGCAGCGACCTGTCGCTGGACATCGCATGGCAGAAAGACGACGTGTACCGGCGGTCGCGTCGCATGGTCGTGTTCGACATGGACTCGACGCTGATCCAGGCCGAGGTCATCGACGAGCTGGCCAAGGAGGCTGGCGCGGGCGATCAGGTCGCCGCCATCACCGAGGCCGCGATGCGGGGCGAGCTCGATTTCGACGCCTCGCTCCGTCAGCGTGCCGCCACGCTCGCCGGCCTACCCGAGTCGACCATGCAGACCGTGGCCGAGCGTCTCGTGCTCACCGAGGGCTGCGAGACGTTGCTCGCCAACCTCAAGGCGTTTGGCTACAAGACCGCGGTCCTCTCGGGCGGGTTCACCTACTTCGGCCGACACCTCCAGCAGAAGCTCGGCCTCGACCACGTCCACGCCAACGAACTCGAAATCGTCGACGGCAAGCTCACCGGCAACGTCCTGGGCACCATCGTCAACGGCCCACGCAAGGCCGAGCTGCTCGGCGAACTCGCCGCCACCGAAGGCATCAACGAGCAGCAAGTCGTCGCGGTGGGCGACGGGGCCAACGACCTGCCCATGCTCAACCGGGCTGGCCTGGGCATCGCCTTCCACGCCAAGCCGATCGTCCGGGAACAGGCCGAGCAGTCCGTCTCGACGCTCGGCCTCGACGCGGTGCTCTACCTCCTGGGCGTCCGTGACCGCCAAAGGACCGCCCAAACCGACTGA
- a CDS encoding DUF2007 domain-containing protein, protein MDIPLDDKLVTLATLAGEIEATLLADELKRQGIAAQASGLLTAGFRAEAPGSVKVLVHEQDLNEAKAVMADYYASKEEIDWDQIDVGEMSSDV, encoded by the coding sequence ATGGATATCCCCCTCGATGACAAACTGGTGACCCTCGCAACGCTGGCCGGCGAAATCGAAGCGACGCTGCTGGCCGACGAATTGAAGCGGCAAGGCATCGCGGCCCAGGCCAGCGGTCTGCTCACCGCGGGCTTCCGTGCCGAGGCCCCGGGCAGCGTGAAGGTCCTGGTCCATGAACAAGACCTGAACGAGGCCAAGGCGGTGATGGCGGACTACTACGCTTCGAAAGAAGAGATCGACTGGGATCAGATCGATGTCGGCGAAATGAGCAGCGACGTCTGA
- a CDS encoding sensor histidine kinase, with protein sequence MSLKHHNAKASGTAPAMTPSQLAHELNNLLDGSLRQVGRVMRELKDLGADPATQDQLAQQLRTADQSMHQMADVIERYANAPQITDSDPDTLGCYAEAPTTTGEIMEARGTLLDVLTHAVNVYGPSIEQSSIQLQTRLDPAVTDLPAGPIYTVLANAINNAIQAIQRCDQGASAHCIAVSITPTDQDVVVKITDTGVGLDPVLFDRHGSFRFGVTTRRNGHGIGLDLCRRIARDLGGQLQLSANPVGRGTQLTLQYPHPTASVAPSAEEARRAG encoded by the coding sequence ATGTCGCTTAAACACCACAACGCCAAGGCCTCCGGGACCGCACCCGCGATGACACCCTCCCAACTCGCCCACGAACTCAACAACCTGCTCGACGGCTCGCTCCGACAAGTGGGCCGGGTGATGCGTGAGCTCAAAGACCTCGGGGCCGACCCGGCCACCCAGGATCAGTTGGCTCAGCAGCTGCGCACGGCCGACCAATCGATGCACCAGATGGCGGATGTCATCGAACGATACGCCAACGCGCCGCAGATCACCGACAGCGATCCCGACACGCTGGGCTGCTACGCCGAAGCGCCCACCACCACCGGCGAGATCATGGAGGCCCGCGGCACCCTGCTCGATGTGTTGACCCACGCGGTCAACGTCTACGGGCCTTCGATCGAACAATCCAGCATCCAGTTGCAGACCCGGCTTGATCCCGCGGTCACGGACCTCCCCGCCGGGCCGATCTACACGGTGCTCGCCAACGCGATCAATAACGCGATCCAGGCGATTCAGCGGTGCGACCAGGGCGCGAGCGCGCACTGCATCGCCGTCAGCATCACACCGACCGATCAGGACGTGGTGGTCAAGATCACCGACACAGGCGTCGGTCTCGACCCCGTGTTGTTCGACCGCCATGGCAGCTTCCGTTTCGGCGTGACCACGCGACGCAACGGCCACGGCATCGGCCTGGACCTCTGCCGACGGATCGCCCGCGACCTGGGCGGACAGCTCCAGCTCTCGGCCAACCCCGTCGGCCGCGGCACCCAACTCACCCTGCAATACCCTCACCCCACGGCAAGTGTCGCCCCCTCGGCCGAGGAGGCCCGACGTGCCGGGTAA
- a CDS encoding flagellar hook-basal body protein, translating into MKTLGVGLTGVMMIGMLGLTGCGEPQGAAAASARFAHSDERSMESQRETYQQTLDGVYEAYDVVLNNLAHAQTPGYRAIRPIFETASSEVSGRNGVLQPVMLRDPSPGRPVKTGRWLDVAIQGAGYLILDDPAANGVDGLAYSRAGQLYISPDSVLVAGSPNGPRLEPIVVFPDEFHDIQIKTDGTVQVLAGARPRWTAIGQIHLARFANDAGLVQATTGHYIATAESGPPLVDTPGGLGLGTLQHKHLEGSNVNVASELAELNRLKDWGESLGEGLGIEPEFKAPAPAAATWDAPVHASSGPVISDRHR; encoded by the coding sequence ATGAAAACCTTGGGCGTTGGCCTGACTGGTGTGATGATGATCGGGATGTTGGGCCTTACCGGCTGCGGGGAGCCGCAGGGGGCGGCCGCCGCGTCGGCACGCTTCGCCCACTCCGACGAGCGATCCATGGAGTCTCAGCGTGAGACCTACCAGCAGACGCTGGACGGGGTTTACGAGGCCTACGACGTGGTCCTGAACAACCTCGCCCACGCCCAGACGCCCGGCTACCGCGCGATCCGCCCGATCTTTGAAACCGCTTCGAGTGAGGTCTCCGGCCGCAACGGCGTGCTCCAGCCCGTCATGCTCCGCGACCCCAGCCCCGGTCGACCCGTGAAGACCGGGCGTTGGCTCGACGTGGCGATCCAGGGGGCGGGCTACCTCATCCTTGATGATCCCGCGGCCAACGGCGTGGATGGCCTGGCCTACAGCCGGGCGGGGCAGCTCTACATCAGCCCCGACAGTGTGCTGGTCGCGGGCTCGCCCAACGGCCCCCGGCTCGAGCCGATCGTCGTCTTCCCCGACGAGTTCCACGACATCCAGATCAAGACCGACGGCACGGTTCAGGTGCTCGCCGGCGCCCGGCCGCGCTGGACCGCCATCGGCCAGATCCACCTGGCCCGCTTCGCCAACGACGCGGGGCTGGTTCAAGCCACCACCGGCCACTACATCGCCACCGCCGAGTCGGGCCCGCCGCTGGTCGACACCCCCGGCGGCCTGGGCTTGGGTACCCTCCAGCACAAGCATCTGGAAGGCTCCAACGTGAACGTCGCCTCCGAATTGGCCGAGCTCAACCGTCTCAAGGACTGGGGCGAATCCCTCGGCGAAGGCCTGGGCATCGAGCCCGAGTTCAAGGCCCCTGCACCCGCCGCCGCGACCTGGGACGCCCCCGTCCACGCCTCGTCGGGCCCCGTCATCTCGGATCGGCACCGCTGA